CGTTAACTTTTTTGATCATGTGGGTGGTGGTGTCAGAAGTGGTTATCACAAAACAAAATATGaccctcatttaaaaaaattgaaacagaACTGAAAACCACAGGGATTAAGCAAACCGAAGGCTTCAGTATTTAGCCTAAAATATAACATTGTAAAAAGTACACTGTTCTCACAGATAATGAGATAGATATGTGGAAAACAACTTCTGGAGGAAATACTCCTACAGTTTAACAGGTGTTAACCAGTCCTAGGAAAGCCATTTATCTCAGGAATGAAATGGAGGTTGGATTTGCAAACATGTCCCTTGTGACTTCTGACAAAGgggtatgtgtgagagagagagagaaagagagagagagaaacaatagTGATAGAAATGTAGTTGCCTTTTCAAAGGCACATGTTTCCCTATTCCTCTGATCAGAGGTCACTTTGAAAATGCATCATGCCCGTTGTTGGTAGCCATTTTGCCCCAAAGAAATGTAGCAAGCTCATTTCGTGGCTTGACATGGGTCCACTTTCACAGGAAAATTATTTGAGTGATGGGGAAGGATATTTCTAAAAGAGTACAAACGTTAACTTTTTTGATCATGTGGGTGGTGGTGTCAGAAGTGGTTATCACAAAACAAAATATGaccctcattaaaaaaaattgaaacagaaCTGAAAACCACAGGGATTAAGCAAACCGAAGGCTTCAGTATTTAGCCTAAAATATAACATTGTAAAAAGTACACTGTTCTCACAGATAATGAGATAGATATGTGGAAAACAACTTCTGGAGGAAATACTCCTACAGTTTAACAGGTGTTAACCAGTCCTAGGAAAGCCATTTATCTCAGGAATGAAATGGAGGTTGGATTTGCAAACATGTCCCTTGTGACTTCTGACAAAGgggtatgtgtgagagagagagagaaagagagagagagaaacaatagTGATAGAAATGTAGTTGCCTTTTCAAAGGCACATGTTTCCCTATTCCTCTGATCAGAGGTCACTTTGAAAATGCATCATGCCCGTTGTTGGTAGCCATTTTGCCCCAAAGAAATGTAGCAAGCTCATTTCGTGGCTTGACATGGGTCCACTTTCACAGGAAAATTATTTGAGTGACAGGGAAGGATATTTCTaaaagaatacaaacattaaCTTTTTTGATCATGTGGGCGATGGCGTCAGAAGTGGTTATCACAAAACCACTCATCAGATTTGTCACTCTTTATAGCCAATAATTCAGCCTTGCTCCTTATAGTGGCTAAATTTATAGTCTTCCAAAGCACACCTTAGGTCATTTGCCCAAGAGgttatttttgcttgttttttgttttaaggatatagagagagagaaatggtgaGGCTGCTTTGGAATATATATGTATTTAGTTAGTCGATCATATATATTGATACTGTATTtagttcattgaatgtcctaacggttgttcatattgacttgcactgtgtaatctatcTTGGGTcgcattgagaaaggcagactgtacataaataaaaatactatgtataaataaaattatttatactctgtataaataaaaatacacttTGTTCCACCGCTTCCAAGGCCGCACCGTGTAGTGACCCAGATGTGGGAGCAGTCACTCTGTCAAAGCGTCACCTAACCTTacagttgttgagaggataaaacggagaaggaGTTCCtcctgccctgagttccttggcaGAAGGGTGCAATAAAAAccgattttgaaaaaaaataactaATCAAAGTTCTTTTTACCCTTTAATTATTTCCGTAAGGAGACTGTCTGATAATTAACCCAGAGAAACAATCGGTGATGCGCCTTTTTAAAACCAAgtcttattattattaattttcctTCCAAGATTCAGGGTGATTAGAATACGAAAATGACAGAGCCACAATGGTGCAGATGTTTTAAAATCACAGCAGACAGCAATTAGGGACGTAGGAAGCAGCTGCTAATCTATCCAGATAAAGCTTCTTAATAGGGAATTATACTCGAGAAACCATTTCTGCAGATGGATGCTTTAAAGAGGGGGCATCAAGGTATTAACGTTGATTTGCGAACGAGGTTGGTATCGAGCGATCTGAGCGATGCTGCTCCGGGCAGGTAGTTTTTGGAAATGGGGTGAGGGGTTCATTCCAGGTCAGGAACTGATTTCCTCCCTATCACAATCACAGTATCACGTGAAACCGATATAATGTGGAACTGTGTTGTGATCTGTTATTTACATGCTTGAATTCTGGTTTACAGTGTAGCCTGGCATTTGGTGATGTCATAACTTCTGACTTTGACTCAGGGAGGTTTACACCGTGGAGAATGCAGTTAAGCAACTCTAAAGTTTCGCCGTTTCATTGTAATTTTAATATTGACAGCTGGCTTGAGGACCACGGTGTGGTAGAGGGTGAGATACAACTCAATTAAGAATTTAGTTTCAGATTCAAACCTCTGAAACCAAATTAGGAGATACAACTCTCTTAAATTAAAGAAAATGAATTTGTCTGCTTTAATTAAGCGTTAGATAGAGGAGACTTTGTTTTCAGATCAGATCTAGAATTTCTGGTCTCCGTCATACGGCAACTCAATGGAAAGGAGCTGAGGGTTTTGGTTTGGGTTGGAGTTCAGGTTTTGCAAGTCCACCTTCTCACACTGTCAGACAGTTTAGCCTAAAATAACGTTTTCAGGCAAACCTTGAGCTTCCTCCTCGGAAGAAGTCTCCAGGGAGTTTTGAAAAACAAAGAGGTTGGCAGTGTTTCTTCGGGTGGGAAGTTCATGTGTTTCACTCTACAGCCACCATGTTTTgggaaaaggaaaataaattacAGAAAAGAGATAGAGGAAACATCCCAAGAATGCTGAGGAAAGCAACAAGTTTTAATGACAATGGAGACCTTTCTTAGATAGGAAACCTTAGGCAAGGAAACCTTCCCCGGTTAAGATTCCTTCTTCTGCACAATTATTAAAAACCATACTCGTTTGCAAAAGTCACCCTAAACTCATCCCCTGGCCAGATAACTGCCGTTTTGGGGGAGCCTGAAATCTAAGCCTATACTTGAAAATTTGCATTCATTCGTGTCATTAGGCTATCTTGAGTTTGGGCTGCAATTGTGTCACAATTTCAGCTTGCAACCTGGGCGGAGTTTGCCCGGTAAAGTGGGTGTGGCTACACCTGTTgctttagccccacccacctgtagCAGAAATCTTGATGTGATGTGAATGTACTTGCATCATACTTTCCCTTGGGCACAGTGTATGATGCGCTGTGGTCAGTATGGGTCAACATGCTAAGAacttattgttgaaggctttcacggccggagaatgatggttgttgtggattttccgggctgtatagccgtggtcttggcattgtagttcctgatgtttcgccagcagctgtgactggcatcttcagaggtgtagcaccaaaagacagagatctctcagtgtcacagtgtggaaaagatgttggcaggtaatttatatctactcaggaaggtgggtttgggctgagtcatcctgtaagagtttcccagggtgtggaatgctaatggagggagggttcactgtatcctgaggaggttcttttgcatacggaTTGGTGCTGCTAAGAACTTGGCTGTAGAGTTCATTTTGTTCCTGCTTCCCCCCAGCCCAAAGGGGAATTGCTGCTTTGTAGCCTGGCTAGGAGCTTGTCTAAAGCAAGAACATTGCTGAGATGAGATTTGAAGGGTGACTTGCTGATTTATTGTTTGTGTTTTAGCCATGAAGTTGCATTAAAATCTGTGGTATCTGGGGTAGCTTGTCTTAACCCAAGAGCTCGTTGGCTTTGTTTGCTTTGAAGCAGTTGTTgccctctctccttttctctcttccaTAAGTTTGGCTGCTGCTTTGTCTTTGTTCTTTTTGCCGCTCTGAGACTGTGCGGCTCATCCAGCGGTGCAAATGGAAGCCGGGGCATAAGGAGCCGTGAGATCAGGCGGCAATCCAGGTGGATACACTGGGAGCAAAATAGGTTTCGAGTGCATTAATTTCCGCTTGCTCTGGCCGTCCTTTTGAATAAACAGTCTGTGCATATCAGTTAACAGCTAATGAAACTCAGCCTGCTCTGGGCCATGTGATCTGCGGTTACTGTGCAGTACCAAAGCACATGGAAAGACTCTTTCAGAAGGTGCAACTCTGCAAAGTGGCGTGTGGAAATGAAGAGCAATGTGAAGTCAGAAAGGAGTAGAGGGTACTCAAAATGGCGGCCTTTTACGCCTTAACCATGCTCAGGGGTAGAATTTGGTTTTACAGGTATGAATCTGAAATGTTTTAAGTCAGATTTGGTTTACATCAGGGGCCTCCAGCCTTGAGGAACCCTGGAATGTTGAGAACAGGGAGTGGACATTGcaataaaatggctgcctgggGACAGGCctagggctcatttcaagggggaacacacaggaacacagttctggcagttccccaaagaggtcacatgtcaggtggccctgcccacctgagacTCGGCCATTTGAggcttgtttcagcctggattggggccaaaacggccaggatcgggcctctgatgggtagtggatcactctcccactcaacagcagcctgatcctgaccgtttggggccccttttcagccatttttagcccctttttgccattttgggccccatttcggccctgaatggccaggattgggtccaaaacagccaaggtaggtgatgtcagggggtgtggcatatgctaatgagttatgctaatgaaccacttctggtgatggcaaggggtgtggcatatgctaatgagttatgctgatgaattatgctaatgagagcctccagctctttttctacgaaatggcccctggagAGGCCTAATCACAGAACACTGGGAGGTTCTGCAAATGTTAGGAGGTTGCAAGCCAAACATCCTCCAGTGATGGAAGCACCTGCTTCCGTATAggagcttttttttttctgaagcaCCTGCTACTTCAGTGAGGCGGAGGAAAGTCAAGGCTGGCTCTTTATTTTGGGGGAGAAGCTATTGGGCACCAGAGAGCACATCAGCAGTCACTCTGGCACCCACAGATACCATGCTTGGAATTACGGGTTTGGGACAATAAAGAAAGACCTGGGGTTGGAAAGAATGGAAGATTTggaaatttaattttaaacttAAAGGCCAAAGAGCCACCATGGTGGATTCAGTAAAATACTAGGGGAACCAAATTTTATAACTTTACTCGGCCTTAGGTAAATCAATAGGTTGGATTCTATAGATGTGATGCTGGGAGAAGCAgatctccccctgcctccagcgTCCCCCTTAACCCCCTAAAAGGTATTGTGGATCACCATTTTGGCAGATGATAAGTCATGTGGGTCTCAGAGCTGTAACAAGGAAAGGGGTCACCCCTCATCTTGTAGCAGAATGTCTGTAGATCCCAGCGACTGTCTCCCAGCATCATTTTTAGTTCTGTTGTGAGGAAGAAATCAAGTAAGCAAATAGTTACCTGCTCTGAGAAAGTTTGGAAAGgatgggactagagatgggcacaaaatgggaaaacgGCGGTTCGTTGCAGTTCATGATTTATCGTGTtgtatgaaccatgaactggcatgaattTGCcttgtttgcaaaccagttcgtttggtttgtgaatatgtcATTTCCAAAGctgcataaggtctgcagaaagcccctcctccccggttgcctaggaaactggttgattggtgccagactatctgcagtgatgaacagaaaaacgaactggcctaaaaacCATTGTGATTCatcatggttcgtcagaaatgccctccaatgaactgccggtttgcaaaccaaaaaaacggcctggtttgtgatgaactttgtttcatatttcggttcatgcccatgtctagacaggactataccacactggctcttgtcATCTTCTAAAATAATTAGAAGTTGTGAGAATGCTGTGTTGTCCTCTGCCAAGTCTCCTGGGATAAAAGATAATGGGAGTTGAACAATAAAGCAGACAGGATTGAAAATATTGTTTTATCAGATCAGTTGTGTTGGTAGAACGTGGTAGAACCTATGAGGAGGCATGGATAATAGACATTTTCTGCTGTTCCATTTTTGCCTTGGGAGTACTCAGGGGCAGACTCCTACGACTGGAAAACCATAACATGGGGAGGTCACACCTAATTCTAAACTTGCTTGTCTCAGTCCAGCAAAAGACGTTACATATGTGCAGAGGAGAATCTGGAATCCAGTCAATTTCAGCAGTAGTTGCAGCAATGCGCTGTCTTCCCgccttcttctttctttcctttccttctcccaCTGTTAACCTGTAGCACACCAGCCGATACAAAAAGCACGGGGATGAAGCTTGGACAAGGTCTATTCATTTTGTTCCCAGATTTAGCGGCATCATGTGTTTGTAGTCCACCCTTGAGATAATTTATCGTAAATTTCTGCAGGCAGTATTTGTGTTAGAAATTAAGAACTTTGGGGACAATCTTTAActttcttctcccctccaccctttcttttttttctgcacaGGTTTATGACCGGCTGCAAAAGCATTCTGGTGTGCACTACAATCCAGAGCACCAGCAGGATTTcaccagtgacaccttaaaatcAAGGCACCAGCAAAAAAGCAACAACCAGCACCATCTCGACTGGTCAACGAGCTCGGAATCTTGTTCCGCTTCCCAGACCTGCTTCCTTGACCCAGAGCCAAATCGAGAAACCAACAGCTCCACCAAGATCCCTGCATCGGAGCCCACTGTGTCTTTCAATAAATCTCAGTCTAAGAAATCTAACGCCAGCAACACATGGGGTCAGTTGGCCACAAGTAATAACAAAGACCATACTGTGTGCAACTCAGTCTCTGGATCCAGTGCTCTTGGTGTAACTTCCCAATCAAATAATTCATCTGATTGCAATGGTTTTTTGCCACTGTTGAGCCAAGAGGGAGGGGGACAAATGGAAGCTCCTGATCCATCCATTGGCAGCACAAAGAAGAAATCCAGTAAAAAAGAGTTAATCAACCAAGCCATCCAACACACAGAGATAGAATGGGTCAAGAATTCTCAGAAATCCTTTGAGGCCAAAACTCATGACagcatggaaggaaaaaaggaatccTGCGCAACCAAACCATCACCCTCTAGGCAAACCCCAAACTCTGCCAACAGTTCCGAAAGCGATTCTAGCCGTGTGCGAATTACTATACCAATCAAGACTCCGACAGTGGAGCCAGCTGGCCACAAAAGGAAGAAACGGCAGTCCGCAAAAACTGTTGTTGACAAGAACGTCCCAGAGAAAAGCCCGTCTTCTGGACACCCTGTGAGCAATGACGTAGGCAGCAGGACGAACTCACAAGCAGAGATATGCAAGAAAGATGTGCGAGTCACGAAGCAAGGGAAGGTTACTGAAAGTGAGCCTCCATTAGTGCCAGTGGACAATAATGAGATCACTCATAAATCCCCCGCTAACAATGCCACCAGGCTCCGAAAGTCCACAGCTATGACAACGGCTTCAATGAGTCTTGACACTCTCGCacccagcaagcagccagaggTTCAGCATCCAAAGCTTGCAGCCAAACGAAGATGGACTTGCAACAAACCTAAAAACATGCTCCGGGAACCAACCCTGGGCCCCTCTGAGAAACTGATGGTAGAACCTCCATCAGCCTATCCCATAACGCCATCTAGTCCTCTGTATACCAATACAGACAGTCTTACTGTGATTACTCCCATCAAGAAGAAGAGGGGGCGACCAAAGAAACAACCTTTGCTCACTGTCGAAACCATCCACGAAGGAACGTCCACCAGCCCGGTCAGTCCCATCAACCGAGAATTTCCTGGTACgaaaaaaaggaagaggagaCGAAACttggccaaattggcccagatgGCTCCAGGAGAAGATAAATCCCTCAACGAGCTGAAATTTCACAAAAAGGTTGGCAAGCTCGGTGTGTTGGATAAGAAGACCATTAAGACCATCAACAAAATGAAGACCCTCAAGAGGAAGAACCTTTTGAGCCAGATCTTATCCTGCTCTAGCAACATAGCTTTGAAAATGAAAGCTCAGCCACCAGCTAGTACGGGGGCTCCGACCATCGATGCCCGACTTGGGAAGCAAATCAATGTGAGCAAGAGAGGGACGATCTATATCGGCAAGAAAAGGGGAAGAAAGCCACGGTCTGAGTTGCAGCCCCCATTGGAAGAACCGAAGACAGCCATCAAACATTTGAGGCCTGTTTCCAGCCAGCCAGAAAACCCAGCAGTGCCTTCCCACTTGCATTCACTTGTCGCGCCATCACCAGCAGCTGTTCATCCGCTTTCAACTCAGTTAGTGGGGTCTAACGGCAACCTTAGCCCTGCCAGCACTGAAACCAATTTTTCCGAATTGAAAACTATGCCAAATCTACAGCCTATCAGCGCTCTTCCCACAAAAACTCAGAAAGGAATACATAGTGGGACTTGGAAATTGTCCCCACCCAGGCTAATGGCAAATTCTCCTTCCCACCTTTGCGATATAGGTTCCCTGAAGGAAGTCACGCTCTCCCCAGTGAGCGAATCCCACAGTGAGGAAACCATACCTAGCGATAGTGGGATTGGGACGGACAACAACAGTACTTCGGATCAAGCGGAGAAGACCTCCGAGTCTCGCAGAAGGTACTCGTTTGATTTCTGCAGCCTGGACAATCCAGAGGCGATTCCGTCGGACACCAGCACTAAGAATAGACATGGCCACCGGCAGAAGCATATAATGGTTGATAACTTTCTTTCTCATGAGACGATGAAGAAACCAAAGCACAAGCGGAAGAGGAAAAATCTGCAGAACAGAGACGACCTCCAGTTTCTCGCAGACCTGGAAGAACTCATCAGCAAGTTCCAAGTGTTCCGGATTTCCCACAGGAGCTACACGTTTTATCACGAGAATCCATATCCCAGCATTTTCAGGATTAACTTTGATCATTATTACCCTGTGCCATATATCCAGTATGACCCATTGCTGTATCTTCGCAGGACCTCCGATATGAAGTCTAAGAAGAAGCGTGGTAGACCTGCCAAAACCAATGACACCATGACAAAGGTGCCTTTCTTACAAGGGTTTGGTTACCCTATTCCCAGCGGGAGTTACTATGCACCCTATGGAATGCCTTACACATCTATGCCTATGATGAACCTTGGTTACTATGGTCAGTACCCAGCTCCTTTGTACTTGTCCCACACACTCGGAGCAGCTTCTCCATTTATGAGGCCCactgtgccccctccccaattccacaCAAGCTCTCACATGAAGATGCCCAATACTGCCAAGCATAAAGTGAAGCACGGAGTTCATCTGCAGACCCCTGTCGGGATGGGCCTCGGGGACGTTCATTCATCACTGTCCTCTCCAAAGGTTGCGGGGACAAGCATGCCCAGTGGCCGGCTTCACAAAAGGAaacacaagcataagcacaaacACAAGGACGAGCGGATATTGGGGACTCACGATGACCTGAGCAGCCTCTTTGCTAGCAAGTCCACCGGCTTCTCCAGCCATTCAGTTAGCGAAAGATTAAGCGTCTCAGATAAAGACCTCTCTCTGCTGACCGAGAAGAGCAAGCATAAAGAGAAGCAGAAGCACCAGCATAGCGAAACAGGGCACAAAATTTCCAAGAGCAGCTTCGAAGTGGACACCTTGTCTACGTTGTCGCTCTCGGACACCCAGCAGTGGGTGCCGAGCAAGGATAAGAGCGATACGGGCAATGACCCCATTGACTCTTGCATGAAGAGGTACTCTGGGAATGCGGAGAGCAGTGCCAGGTCTGAGTCTCTGGACATGTTCGGTGAAATCAGTTCGTTGAGCGAAAAACGAGACGGTGATGGAAGCGGGAGCAAAAGGAGGAGTTTTGAAGGATTCGGAACCTACAGGGAGAAGGACCTTCAGACCTTCAGAACGAGTAGGAGGGACAGAAGTTCGTATGATTCTTCAGCTGCTCCAGGTAAGAGTCCTAACTTACAAAAGATATGTTTCCGTCAGCTCGATTGAGTTTCTCTTGCAGCGGTGTCGTTTTGATGTTCAATATCGTTATATGCCATTTTTCTGCCCATCTTTTCAAGGCAGCTTACTGTTTAAAATAACTGTTTGAAACGCTGTAGAGGGGGGTGCGAAAGGAAAAGCCGAGAGAAAACTTGGGAGAATGAAGTCAGGAGAAGGAAAGTCAAGTACCTTCTAGTTCATAATGTTATATAATGTAGTTGATATAGTGACCTGTTGGTTGATGGGGAGGACATAAATATTAGCTGTCTTCAGAAAATGAATCTTGCACATAGGAGAGGCATGAGTGTGCTCATTCTTCCCCATGGACTTAACTTTCACCCAAGACGTATCAACGGAGGAAGGCTGTTGGTAAACTTTTCTCTGCCGCACTGGCCCAATTGCATGAAGAGTttctgcaggggcgggggggggggggggtcacatacCCCTGGCAGATACTGGCACTGGGATTGATCGTACTGCTATCTTACTGTGCCACTGAGAGTTtctctacgcaagacatctgACAGGTGAAgtacacatgtcgggagatgcaatgttagccaggaagggtagtttaaaaagacagagccagcagcaggacaaaggctttgctatacactggagctgtgggaaggggctgtgaaatgccagaaggaagcTTCAGCctgttataacctctccagatccaagcccggctctggaaggcagctccagcccatttccattcatcGCTGTCCTctagttgcgatcccacacagttttagactggagaagtgaaattgcagagccttcggggaggcgaagatgaaattaacaaatcctctgaggagcaatctccacccgggttgtctttttaaactatgcttcctgactaacattgcatctccctacacttgataaaTACGCATCAAGgtgcctcatgtagagagactctgagaaaatattgtttaaatattATAGCCCATCTTCCCTTCTGTCTCAAGTTTGAaaccttcctccaaattaagtggtTCTTCTTTTGGTAGTGGGGAGGGAATAATATAGTATAGGCCAATCTTttccgatcttggaagctaatcagggtcggaacttggatgggggacctccaaggaaaattctgcagtggaaagcaatggcaaaccacctctgctttttacTTGCCTTGCAAAACCCTTTGCTGATGTCACCGTAAGCCGGTTGCATCTTGAGGATACCATCCATGCATCCATTGGAAGAAGAGCTGCTTAAGTTGGCGGAAGGTTCCTTAGGCTGGATGAAGCCTCCTTGGagaatggttggatccaccctacCGGTATAGAGATGCTTCATACAGTCATCACAAGTAGTAAGGGGACTATAAAATTTGTGGCCTCCCCATGGAGATATCATCATGGAGAACTGAGGTTATAACTAAGGAGTTATACTCTGATCTGCAAAGAAAAACAATGTTTAGAGCATGGATGCATAGGAATAGTTCTTGTCTCTATGAGACAGATTATTTGCTGTTTTGCCAACATAAGGAAGCGGAGTAGTCCAAAACTTTGAGATACCTAGATTTATGTTGTTTTGTCTGGCAAATTAAGTTCTTGGAGGAAAGGCTTAAAATCCAGTTCATAGATCCCAGAAAGTGAATTGAAATGTGGTTTGAGAGAACGTGGGCCAAATGTGGTCTGACGGCAGAGCAGTTGTCCAGTTGTCTTTCTACATCATCCAAAACGTTCAATGCGGGCTGAGATTTTAATCTGTCTGCTGCACACCACTTCCCGGAAGCCGTTGTGTGGCCCTATGAAATGTCAGACGACACGGAGAAGCTGTAGCTTATGCAGCGATCGAAAGATCACTTACTCGGAAGTAATTTTTTCGTCATATCAGTGATTCCAAAGATTTGTGCTTAGTAGTGAGCTGCCAAAGCATCCGAGGCAAAGCCGTTCCGTGTTGGGAGCCATTCCATTTTCACAGCTGCTCTGAGGAGACACGTTTTGTGTCAGCAGACCTTGCAGAGGCCCGCTCCAACTGTGTGTTTTTCTTCTGGATAAGTGGTGAGAGAAGAGAGGAGCCCCAATCAGTGTGATGCCTATCACTATCAAAGTTAACCAAACAGGAATAGCATAAAGCAAATGTTTCTCTGTGAtgtaatttctttatttattttttgcacgGCAAGGTGTTGAGGACCAGTCAGGCAGCTGTAACGGAGGGCATATTTAAACAACCCGGGTTCAGATGCATTTACCTCATGTCTGTTAATCTGTGATACTATTATTGGATAGGGAAACCCCCAGCAACTATCTGACTAGAAATGTAAACAGCAATAATCCAGTAAACCAAATCCTTAAGAAATACAAGATGAAATGATAATTTCACAAGTCCAAGCCTCAGATAGGTGTTACACAGCATCGTCCCTACCAGTATTTCATAAAGTGATACAtgcattaaagaaaataaaaatatattattttcatTAATGCATGTGTCACTTAATATGTGTCactttatatgtgtgtgtgtgtatgtataattgttgtgtgtgtatagagtgccctcaagtcaaaattgacttatgacgacccctggtAACttacagaggtagtttgccattgcctgcctctgcagtcctggtcttccttggaggtctctcatccaactattaaccaaggccaaccctgcttagcgtctgagatctgactgatctggcttacctgggctatccaggtgatggcatatattattattattattattattattattattattattaataataataataataataataatattattattaggtaaaggtagtcccctgtgcaagcaccgagtctttactgacccatgggaggacgtcgcatcctgacgttttcttggcagactttttgttatggggtggtttgccattgtcttccccagtcatctacactttacccccaggaaactgggtactctttttaccgacctcagaaggatggaaggctgagtcaaccttgagccggctatctgaacctggcttccgccaggatcgaactcaggtcatgagcagagcttgggctgcagtactgcagcgtactactctgcgccacagggctatcattattattgttattgttattaatgcaCCTGTCACTTTATGAAATATTGGTAGGAATGATGCTGTGTAACACCTATATGAGGCTTGAACTTGTGAAATTATAATTTCAAATTGTCTTTCTTAAGGATTTGGTTTACTGAATTATTGCTGTTTACCTTGCTTGTTTTATAGTTGCTAGAGGTTTCTCTATCCAATATTGGTTAATCATTCCGCAACTCTCTTTTtcttgttgtgttgttgttgttagtaccCTGTGGTAGTAGACGGATCCCTGCCTCCCGCACTCTTAAAGATTCATTCACAAAACTTGGAAAACTCCACGCTACAGAAAAACCAACTCTGCTGACATTCCTAtgataacttttttttttcaatgcCCGACCTTACTTGGGTGTAAGTGACTCGCTATCAGTTTCTGGTTCAGCTTTTGAATTTGTGAAAACAACCCAGCCTGAAGAATTTACTGGTGTTGATATTCCAAAAATACCAAAACGGGCCTAGAACGCACAACTAACGGCAGATTAAGATTCTGTTAATGTGCCTTCCCCCTATTTTTTTAGTATTGAGAAAATGTCTTACTGTTCACATTTAGTTATTTACTTACTTCTatttcctagaaggggaggt
This genomic window from Eublepharis macularius isolate TG4126 chromosome 8, MPM_Emac_v1.0, whole genome shotgun sequence contains:
- the SETBP1 gene encoding SET-binding protein, which encodes MDRGIAMEPRENSSTVRQRGGETDFLTSAAASAKAPPASGCSGEAMLPTSGSTKGMPVSSNRMEPEEEDELCSGRDVDSTSNADSEKWVAGDGLEEQEFSIKEANFTEGSLKLKIQTTKRAKKPPKNLENYICPPEIKITIKQSGEQKLSRAGKNSKAAKEEDRAHSKKKVYDRLQKHSGVHYNPEHQQDFTSDTLKSRHQQKSNNQHHLDWSTSSESCSASQTCFLDPEPNRETNSSTKIPASEPTVSFNKSQSKKSNASNTWGQLATSNNKDHTVCNSVSGSSALGVTSQSNNSSDCNGFLPLLSQEGGGQMEAPDPSIGSTKKKSSKKELINQAIQHTEIEWVKNSQKSFEAKTHDSMEGKKESCATKPSPSRQTPNSANSSESDSSRVRITIPIKTPTVEPAGHKRKKRQSAKTVVDKNVPEKSPSSGHPVSNDVGSRTNSQAEICKKDVRVTKQGKVTESEPPLVPVDNNEITHKSPANNATRLRKSTAMTTASMSLDTLAPSKQPEVQHPKLAAKRRWTCNKPKNMLREPTLGPSEKLMVEPPSAYPITPSSPLYTNTDSLTVITPIKKKRGRPKKQPLLTVETIHEGTSTSPVSPINREFPGTKKRKRRRNLAKLAQMAPGEDKSLNELKFHKKVGKLGVLDKKTIKTINKMKTLKRKNLLSQILSCSSNIALKMKAQPPASTGAPTIDARLGKQINVSKRGTIYIGKKRGRKPRSELQPPLEEPKTAIKHLRPVSSQPENPAVPSHLHSLVAPSPAAVHPLSTQLVGSNGNLSPASTETNFSELKTMPNLQPISALPTKTQKGIHSGTWKLSPPRLMANSPSHLCDIGSLKEVTLSPVSESHSEETIPSDSGIGTDNNSTSDQAEKTSESRRRYSFDFCSLDNPEAIPSDTSTKNRHGHRQKHIMVDNFLSHETMKKPKHKRKRKNLQNRDDLQFLADLEELISKFQVFRISHRSYTFYHENPYPSIFRINFDHYYPVPYIQYDPLLYLRRTSDMKSKKKRGRPAKTNDTMTKVPFLQGFGYPIPSGSYYAPYGMPYTSMPMMNLGYYGQYPAPLYLSHTLGAASPFMRPTVPPPQFHTSSHMKMPNTAKHKVKHGVHLQTPVGMGLGDVHSSLSSPKVAGTSMPSGRLHKRKHKHKHKHKDERILGTHDDLSSLFASKSTGFSSHSVSERLSVSDKDLSLLTEKSKHKEKQKHQHSETGHKISKSSFEVDTLSTLSLSDTQQWVPSKDKSDTGNDPIDSCMKRYSGNAESSARSESLDMFGEISSLSEKRDGDGSGSKRRSFEGFGTYREKDLQTFRTSRRDRSSYDSSAAPGIASSHLKVDQISLHHKNEGSASAVMMTRRKPPALDGVSMTSTPVLSHLPSTAASSEAAISPLKKRFKRREIEAIQCEVRKMCNYTKILSTKKNLDHVNKILKAKRLQRQSKTGNNFVKKRRGRPRKQPLSFDEDSRDQMPVLEKCVDLPCKRGQRFTLNPLILEQAASQDTITATIEAVIHMARETTQPPPPPPPPPRTARVGKRKNKSQHAEEEEDEVKVKRHRKTRGSESESLP